A window of the Miscanthus floridulus cultivar M001 chromosome 14, ASM1932011v1, whole genome shotgun sequence genome harbors these coding sequences:
- the LOC136504665 gene encoding CBL-interacting protein kinase 15-like has translation MESRGKTLMERYELGRLLGKGTFGKVHYGRNLESNQSVAIKMMDKDRVLKVGLSEQIKREITTMRLVAHKNIVHLHEVMATRNKIYIVMEYVKGGELFDKIDKSDKLTEAAAHKYFQQLISAVDHCHSRGVYHRDLKPENLLLDENENLKVTDFGLSALSESKRQDGLLHTTCGTPAYVAPEVISKIGYDGAKSDIWSCGVVLFVLAAGYLPFQGPNLMEMYRKIQHGDFRCPSWFSHKLKKLLYKILDPNPSTRISIQKIKESTWFRKGPGEIRAVKEKILNENAAPVLATRRKKIAHEDMKPLAATNLNAFEIISFSTGLDLSGLFIKKECRKETRFTSDKPALAIISKLEEVAKALNLRIRKKDNGIVKIQGRREGRNGVLQFDTEIFEITPSYHLIEMKQTSGDSVEYQKLLEEDIRPGLKDIVWAWYGDDLQQKQE, from the coding sequence ATGGAGAGCAGAGGAAAGACTTTGATGGAGCGGTATGAGCTAGGGAGGTTGCTGGGGAAAGGCACGTTTGGCAAGGTGCACTATGGAAGGAACCTTGAGTCCAACCAGAGCGTTGCTATCAAGATGATGGACAAGGACAGAGTGCTCAAGGTTGGGCTTTCGGAGCAGATAAAGCGTGAGATCACAACAATGCGGTTAGTGGCGCATAAGAACATTGTTCATCTTCATGAGGTCATGGCGACAAGAAACAAGATATATATTGTCATGGAGTATGTGAAAGGTGGTGAGCTCTTTGATAAGATTGACAAGAGTGACAAGCTCACAGAGGCTGCTGCACACAAATACTTCCAGCAGCTCATTAGTGCAGTGGATCACTGCCACAGCCGAGGTGTCTATCACCGGGACTTGAAGCCTGAGAACCTGCTGCtggatgagaatgagaacctcaaggtgACAGATTTTGGACTGAGCGCACTTTCAGAGTCAAAGAGGCAAGATGGCCTGCTCCATACTACCTGTGGAACACCGGCGTATGTAGCTCCAGAGGTGATCAGCAAGATAGGCTATGATGGTGCAAAATCAGACATCTGGTCTTGTGGTGTTGTCCTGTTTGTTCTTGCTGCTGGCTATCTCCCTTTCCAGGGCCCAAACTTGATGGAGATGTATAGGAAGATACAGCATGGTGATTTCAGGTGCCCCAGTTGGTTTTCACACAAACTCAAGAAGCTGTTGTACAAGATCCTCGACCCCAACCCGAGCACAAGAATTTCAATTCAGAAGATAAAAGAGTCTACCTGGTTCCGAAAGGGTCCTGGGGAGATCCGTGCAGTAAAGGAGAAAATTCTTAATGAGAATGCTGCCCCAGTGCTTGCTACTAGGCGTAAGAAGATTGCTCACGAAGATATGAAGCCCCTGGCTGCCACAAACCTAAATGCCTTTGAAATTATCTCATTCTCAACAGGGTTGGACCTGTCTGGTCTATTTATCAAAAAGGAGTGCAGAAAGGAGACAAGGTTCACTTCAGATAAGCCTGCCTTGGCCATCATCTCAAAGCTTGAAGAGGTTGCAAAAGCACTGAATCTCAGGATAAGGAAGAAGGATAATGGCATTGTCAAGATTCaagggaggagggaggggaggaaTGGTGTCCTTCAGTTTGACACGGAGATCTTTGAGATTACACCATCCTACCATCTCATTGAGATGAAACAAACAAGTGGTGATTCAGTTGAGTACCAGAAACTGTTGGAAGAGGACATCCGGCCAGGGCTGAAGGACATAGTCTGGGCCTGGTATGGAGATGATCTGCAGCAAAAGCAGGAGTAG
- the LOC136504674 gene encoding uncharacterized protein: MCYCGDPCRVAISEEEETYKQRYWMCDNYAFDPTPRQIRIGLITPPPFCEFEQWIDNEIKEKDMLYLGKLKEWEAERKELLEKRRQEEAVEKERAEEAEMRHAAQHKEKREKKLERVRRAKAAMEENLDALKKGKWPRYTQ; the protein is encoded by the exons ATGTGCTACTGCGGCGATCCTTGCAGGGTAGCAATTTCCGAAGAAGAGGAAACGTACAagcagaggtactggatgtgtgACAATTACGCGTTTGATCCTACACCTCGTCAGATCCGCATTGGGTTGATA acccctccaccgttTTGTgaatttgagcagtggatcgacaacGAGATCAAGGAGAAAGACATGTTATATCTAGGGAAATTGAAGGAGTGGGAGGCGGAGCGGAAGGAGTTGTTGGAGAAGAGACGCCAAGAGGAGGCAGTAGAAAAGGAGCGCGCAGAAGAGGCTGAAATGAGGCATGCTGCTCAGCACaaggagaagagggagaagaagcttgagcgtgttcGCCGTGCGAAAGCAGCAATGGAGGAGAATCTTGATGCTTTGaagaagggaaagtggcctcgttacACTCAGTAG